CTCTTTCCCTTGTTGTCGCCGGCCGGCGAGGCTCCACGTCTTCCGCTTTCTCTCCGAAGTGGTTAAACGCCGATTTCATGCTCGCCGACTTCTTCATCTTGGCCGGGAGCCTCGCCGGCATCTCGCCGGAAGATGGCTTGGTGTCGGATTTGCATCGGTTCACTTGCTTCCCCTTTAAGCGGCTGTAGATTTCGTCCATGCTTTGAAGCTCATCTgtctcctcctcctcttcctgAGCATCAAAATGGGCATGGGTTTCTTCAGGTTTATTTTGATTGGGGAGAAATTGGGACTGATTTTCTTGCTGAAATTGGTGGTGGGTCTGATTTTCTTGCCGGAAAAAGTGGTGGGTCTGAGTTTGTTGGTGATTTTCTTGCCGGAAAATGTGGTGGGTCTGATTTTCTTGCTGAGACTGGTGGTGGGTCTGAGTTTGTTCGTGATTTTCTTGCCGGAAAATGTGGTGGGTGGGGTGATGGGTTTCAAGATTGGGGCTTTCTTGATGGGTGTGGCCGAAAATGTAATGGGTTTGTGATTCGAGGATTTGGGGTTGATGGGTATGGTGAAGATTGTGTGAATCTGGGGGGGATTTGAAGTGGGAGGTTTCTTGGGGTCTGAAGGCATAGAAATTGATGGATCTGAGGCGCTGAAGAACAGAAGGGGATCTAGCAAGCATGGGTGGCTGTTGGTTTTGAGGTTGTCGGTTTTCttgattcttttgtttttggttgGTCAACGTGGAAGTGAAGGCAATGGTGCCAATCATGAGATTGAGGAGGACGAAGAGAACTGTGGGAGTGAACCAGCTATTCATGGATTCCCAGAT
This region of Ipomoea triloba cultivar NCNSP0323 chromosome 15, ASM357664v1 genomic DNA includes:
- the LOC116006107 gene encoding pathogen-associated molecular patterns-induced protein A70-like: MLEENVSSTTMPSSIWESMNSWFTPTVLFVLLNLMIGTIAFTSTLTNQKQKNQENRQPQNQQPPMLARSPSVLQRLRSINFYAFRPQETSHFKSPPDSHNLHHTHQPQILESQTHYIFGHTHQESPNLETHHPTHHIFRQENHEQTQTHHQSQQENQTHHIFRQENHQQTQTHHFFRQENQTHHQFQQENQSQFLPNQNKPEETHAHFDAQEEEEETDELQSMDEIYSRLKGKQVNRCKSDTKPSSGEMPARLPAKMKKSASMKSAFNHFGEKAEDVEPRRPATTRERAAPVDHEVDAKADDFINRFKQQLKLQRLDSILRYKEMIGRGAGR